A single Lolium perenne isolate Kyuss_39 chromosome 6, Kyuss_2.0, whole genome shotgun sequence DNA region contains:
- the LOC127308314 gene encoding DNA-directed RNA polymerase V subunit 1, producing MEEDQSAVLVAEGSIKSIKLSLSTEAEICTYSINDCPVTHPSQLGNPFLGLPLESGKCESCGASENGKCEGHFGYIELPVPIYHPCHVSELRQLLTLVCLKCRRMKKAKGKQSNGKENVSVTACHYADCRALPALSVKETKTTDGAFRLELKAKKHMTERSWNFLDQYGFHYGGASHNRILLPEEALNILKKIPDETKKKLAARGYIAQSGYVMKYLPVPPNCLYIPEFTDGQSIMSYDISISLLKKVLQKIEQIKKSRAGPPNFESHDVESSDLQLSIGQYIQLRGTTKGPQDAKRYAISTDSSHLSTKQWLDKMRTLFISKGSGFSSRSVLTGDPYIGVDVVGLPSEVAKRITFEEQVTDININRLQEVVDKGDCLTYRDGETTYAITVGSKGYTTLKVGQTISRRIVDGDVVFLNRPPSTHKHSLQAFKVYIHDDHTVKINPLICSPLAADFDGDCVHIYYPQSLAAKAEALELFSVEKQLTNSHNGKINLQLANDSLLALKHMSSRTMLSKESANQLAMLLSLSLPAPAVVKSKPYWTISQILQSALPAELTCEGDRFLVKDSTVVKLDLAKESVQASFSDLVSSINCVKGPGDALKFLNALQPLLMEFLLLDGFSVSLQDFSVPKILLEEAQESIKTQSAVLEQSRSSKGQYVEMRVDNNLKDVKQQISDFVVKSSHLGLLIDPKSDPSVSKVVQQLGFVGLQLYREGKFYSSRLVEDCFSNFVNRHPPVGNEVQHPPEAYGLVQSSYFHGLNPYEELVHAISTRETIVRSSRGLTEPGTLFKSLMAILRDVVVCYDGTVRNICSNSIMQLKYREEDATDFPSDITPGEPVGVLAATAISNPAYKAVLDASQSNNTSWELMKEILQTKVNYKNDTKDRKVILFLNDCSCPKKFCKEKAAIAVQGCLKKVTLEDCATDICIEYQKQTSLDGISEATPAFVGHIHLQKAHLETINISTEDILHKCQEVSVKHGMKKGHLAHLFKKITFSTCDCSFTQKPIDGKVPCLQFSFSEDIPMLSESVEKAVNVLVDSICGVLLDNIIKGDPRIQEAKITWVGSDATSWVKHTKKASKGEPAVEIVVEKGEALQNGDAWRIAMDACIPVMNLIDTRRSIPYGIQQVRKLLGIACSFDQVVQRLSTTMKTVAKGILKDHLVLVANSMTCTGNLNGFNNAGYKATFRSLKVQVPFTESTLFTPMKCFEKAAEKCHSDSLGCVVSSCSWGKHAALGTGSSFEILWNENQLKSNKEYGDGLYDFLALVRTDQEKARYTFLDDVDYLIEDNALSPELDGMPTFDDCLEEQPTDQGNSSWNVPATVENESADWGGWGADKAKDKKTMPEEPAGLNTWADQSAKKDTDGGGRNWGKQPADQDSSWNVPAAVENESADWGGAEKAKAKRTMPEEPAGLNTWADQSAKNDTDGGGRNWGKQPADQDSSWNVPAAVENESADWGGWGSEKGKDKKSVPEEPAENNTRADQSSKKDSDGGGGNWGKQPNMPASPSVSAWGKKNSDGGDGTWEKQASSCKKNVDQASWGNEPVPPSRNTWDDKASKPHTDAHNDSWGSVAANTRTSTAEDVPWGSTQTSSAEHMDAQNDSWENVAAKAASLSDNAWNAAPVSQGNENSEAKEPDAWDGWGSAQAKDSSTDDLNKSDASNNSKGWKSDGWAAKESRRDQRDNLGRPPMRPVERPPRPRFELPADAKTILHEIEPIVLSVRKIFRESCDGVNLSLEDEKFIKEKILEHHPEKDKKLSSETDHIVVNKHHTFQESRCFYVVSSDGTQTDFSYIKCLDNYVRKSYAEEPAELVSQMYFQRRNRDRAPAEASQPTLAETSQATPQEAQLETPAPLAETASQEALASPSATQQETPAATPQETPAATETAPAATPQETLAATVNKWAEKPDSDSAWGAGASDDKWA from the exons GCTCTCCCGGCACTATCTGTGAAGGAAACCAAGACAACAGATGGTGCATTTCGTTTAGAGCTGAAAGCGAAGAAACACATGACGGAACGTTCTTGGAACTTCCTTGACCAATATGGATTTCACTATGGTGGAGCCTCCCACAATAGGATACTGCTTCCAGAAGAG GCTCTGAATATATTGAAGAAGATTCCAGATGAGACGAAAAAAAAGCTAGCTGCACGGGGATACATTGCTCAGTCTGGTTATGTGATGAAATATCTTCCAGTACCCCCTAACTGCCTCTATATTCCAGAATTCACAGACGGGCAGAGCATCATGTCCTAT gacatctctatatctttattgaagaaggtaCTTCAAAAGATAGAGCAGATAAAAAAATCAAGAGCTGGTCCCCCAAACTTCGAATCACATGATGTTGAATCAAGTGATTTACAACTTTCTATTGGCCAATACATACAGCTCAGGGGTACTACAAAG GGTCCTCAAGACGCAAAGAGATATGCAATTAGCACTGATTCATCGCATTTATCAACAAAACAATGGTTAGATAAGATGAGGACATTGTTCATCAGCAAAGGGTCAGGATTTTCATCACGTAGTGTACTTACTGGAGATCCTTACATTGGAGTAGATGTAGTTGGCCTGCCTTCTGAAGTGgcaaaaagaataacttttgaagaacaggttacggACATCAACATTAACAGATTGCAAGAGGTTGTTGACAAGGGAGACTGTTTGACCTACAGAGATGGTGAAACAACATATGCAATCACTGTAGGATCAAAAGGATATACAACACTTAAAGTGGGTCAAACGATCAGTAGAAGAATCGTTGATGGTGATGTTGTGTTCCTGAACAGGCCACCTAGTACTCACAAGCATTCTCTCCAGGCATTTAAAGTATACATCCACGATGATCATACAGTCAAAATCAATCCCCTTATATGCTCTCCTCTTGCAGCAGATTTTGACGGTGATTGTGTGCATATTTATTACCCTCAGTCACTTGCTGCAAAAGCTGAAGCCTTGGAGCTTTTCAGTGTGGAGAAGcaactgacgaattcacacaacggaAAAATAAACCTACAGCTAGCTAATGACAGTTTGCTAGCTCTGAAACACATGTCTTCAAGAACCATGTTAAGCAAAGAATCAGCTAACCAGCTGGCCATGCTTCTGtccctttctcttcctgcccctgCTGTGGTCAAGTCAAAGCCATACTGGACAATCTCACAAATATTGCAAAGTGCGTTGCCAGCAGAATTGACTTGTGAAGGGGACAGATTCCTAGTCAAGGACAGCACCGTCGTAAAACTGGATCTTGCAAAAGAATCCGTCCAGGCCTCATTCTCGGATCTAGTGTCTTCCATTAATTGTGTAAAGGGTCCAGGAGATGCACTCAAATTCTTAAATGCGCTGCAGCCCTTGTTGATGGAATTTTTACTTCTGGATGGTTTTAGTGTAAGTCTGCAAGATTTTAGTGTGCCCAAGATTCTGTTGGAAGAAGCACAGGAAAGCATAAAAACACAGTCTGCTGTACTGGAGCAGTCAAGGTCCTCGAAAGGCCAGTATGTGGAAATGCGGGTTGACAACAATCTAAAGGACGTCAAACAACAAATTTCAGATTTTGTCGTGAAGTCCTCTCATCTTGGTCTTTTGATTGACCCAAAGAGTGACCCATCAGTGTCAAAAGTAGTTCAACAGCTTGGTTTTGTTGGTCTGCAACTCTACCGCGAGGGGAAGTTCTACTCGAGCCGTCTCGTGGAGGACTGTTTCTCAAATTTTGTGAATAGGCACCCACCTGTTGGAAATGAAGTCCAGCATCCTCCAGAAGCTTATGGTCTTGTGCAAAGTTCATATTTCCATGGTCTCAATCCTTATGAGGAGCTGgtacatgctatatccacgagagaaactatcGTCCGCTCCTCAAGAGGGTTGACAGAACCAGGAACTCTGTTCAAGAGTCTAATGGCCATCCTGCGAGATGTAGTTGTATGCTATGATGGAACTGTGAGAAACATCTGCagcaattcaatcatgcaacttaagtacaGAGAAGAAGACGCCACCGATTTTCCAAGTGATATAACTCCTGGAGAACCGGTGGGTGTCTTAGCTGCCACTGCTATCTCCAACCCTGCTTACAAGGCTGTCTTGGATGCTTCTCAAAGTAATAATACTTCATGGGAGTTGATGAAG GAAATACTTCAGacgaaagttaactataaaaatgaTACGAAAGATCGAAAAGTTATCCTGTTTCTTAATGACTGCTCTTGTCCCAAGAAGTTCTGCAAAGAAAAGGCTGCTATTGCAGTACAGGGCTGTCTAAAGAAAGTCACTCTAGAGGACTGTGCCACTGATATCTGCATTGA GTATCAGAAACAAACAAGTTTAGATGGAATTTCAGAAGCTACCCCAGCATttgttggtcatattcaccttcaaaag GCACATTTAGAAACGATAAACATTAGCACCGAGGATATTCTTCATAAATGCCAAGAAGTTTCTGTGAAACATGGGATGAAGAAAGGACATCTTGCACACCTGTTTAAAAAGATTACTTTCTCTACTTG TGATTGTTCCTTCACACAAAAGCCGATTGATGGGAAGGTTCCATGTTTGCAGTTTTCTTTTTCTGAGGACATTCCTATGTTATCTGAATCTGTTGAGAAAGCTGTGAATGTGCTAGTCGATTCTATATGTGGTGTGCTTCTGGATAATATTATAAAAG GTGATCCTCGAATTCAAGAGGCCAAAATTACGTGGGTTGGGTCTGATGCAACGTCTTGGGTAAAACACACAAAGAAGGCATCAAAGGGTGAGCCAGCAGTAGAAATTGTTGTTGAGAAAGGTGAAGCTTTGCAAAACGGTGACGCATGGAGAATAGCGATGGATGCATGCATCCCAGTAATGAACCTCATCGACACACGAAGGTCCATACCTTATGGTATTCAGCAAGTGCGGAAACTTCTTGGCATAGCATGCTCCTTTGATCAAGTTGTCCAG CGCCTTTCGACAACTATGAAAACGGTTGCTAAAGGAATTCTTAAGGACCATCTGGTACTTGTGGCAAACAGCATGACATGCACCGGTAACTTGAATGGGTTCAACAATGCTGGTTATAAGGCAACCTTCCGTTCATTAAAAGTTCAAGTACCTTTTACAGAGTCCACCTTATTC ACCCCTATGAAATGCTTTGAGAAGGCTGCCGAGAAATGCCATTCGGATTCATTGGGTTGTGTGGTCTCATCATGTTCGTGGGGCAAGCATGCAGCACTTGGCACTGGGTCATCTTTTGAGATTCTTTGGAACGAAAATCAG CTAAAAAGCAACAAGGAGTATGGTGATGGCCTGTATGATTTCCTGGCCTTGGTGAGGACTGACCAAGAAAAGGCTAGATACACATTCTTGGACGATGTGGACTACCTTATTGAAGACAACGCGTTATCACCAGAATTGGATGGTATGCCTACTTTTGACGATTGTCTTGAAGAAcagccaacagatcaaggcaattcatcttggAATGTCCCCGCGACAGTGGAGAATGAATCCGCTGATTGGGGAGGCTGGGGCGCTGATAAGGCGAAGGATAAGAAGACTATGCCAGAAGAACCAGCTGGACTCAATACTTGGGCTGATCAGAgtgctaagaaggatacagatggaGGCGGTCGTAACTGGGGGAAGCAACCAGCAGATCAAGATTCATCTTGGAATGTGCCTGCGGCAGTGGAGAATGAATCAGCTGATTGGGGGGGCGCTGAAAAGGCGAAGGCTAAGAGGACTATGCCAGAAGAACCAGCTGGACTCAATACTTGGGCTGATCAGAGTGCTAAGAATGATACAGATGGAGGCGGTCGTAACTGGGGGAAGCAACCAGCAGATCAAGATTCATCTTGGAATGTGCCTGCGGCAGTGGAGAATGAATCAGCTGATTGGGGGGGCTGGGGCAGTGAAAAGGGAAAGGATAAGAAGAGTGTTCCAGAAGAACCAGCTGAAAACAACACTAGGGCTGATCAGAGTTCTAAAAAGGATTCAGATGGAGGTGGTGGTAACTGGGGTAAGCAGCCGAACATGCCAGCATCACCATCAGTCAGTGCATGGGGCAAAAAGAATTCTGATGGAGGTGATGGTACCTGGGAAAAGCAAGCCAGCTCTTGCAAGAAAAATGTTGACCAGGCCTCTTGGGGAAACGAGCCAGTGCCACCGTCAAGAAATACATGGGACGACAAGGCGTCTAAGCCGCATACTGATGCACATAATGATTCCTGGGGAAGTGTGGCAGCTAATACTCGGACTTCTACTGCAGAAGATGTTCCTTGGGGAAGTACTCAAACTTCTTCTGCGGAGCATATGGATGCACAGAATGATTCCTGGGAGAATGTGGCTGCAAAGGCTGCTTCACTGTCAGATAATGCATGGAATGCTGCTCCAGTTTCCCAGGGAAATGAGAATTCAGAAGCAAAGGAGCCAGATGCTTGGGATGGCTGGGGTTCTGCTCAAGCCAAGGACTCCAGTACTGATGATTTGAACAAGAGCGATGCTTCTAACAACAGCAAAGGCTGGAAATCAGATGGATGGGCTGCCAAAGAAAGTCGGAGAGACCAAAGAGACAATCTGGGTAGGCCCCCAATGAGACCTGTGGAGAGGCCACCAAGACCACGGTTCGAACTACCAGCTGATGCAAAAACGATTTTACACGAAATTGAACCTATTGTATTATCGGTCAGAAAGATCTTCCGTGAATCATG TGATGGTGTAAATCTTTCCCTGGAGGATGAGAAGTTCATCAAGGAGAAGATTCTGGAGCACCATCCTGAAAAGGATAAGAAGCTGTCCTCTGAAACTGATCATATAGTG GTTAACAAGCACCACACGTTCCAGGAGAGTCGCTGCTTTTACGTGGTGTCATCAGATGGAACACAGACAGACTTCTCCTACATCAAGTGCCTGGACAATTACGTGAGGAAGAGCTATGCAGAAGAGCCCGCCGAACTGGTCTCCCAGATGTACTTCCAGAGGCGCAATCGTGATCGAGCACCAGCTGAGGCTTCTCAACCAACTCTAGCAGAGACCTCACAAGCCACTCCACAGGAGGCTCAGCTAGAGACTCCAGCCCCACTTGCAGAAACAGCTTCACAAGAGGCTCTGGCTTCTCCGTCAGCGACCCAGCAAGAGACCCCAGCGGCGACTCCTCAGGAGACTCCGGCAGCGACAGAGACCGCCCCAGCGGCGACTCCACAAGAGACTCTGGCAGCGACAGTCAACAAGTGGGCTGAAAAGCCAGATTCTGATTCAGCGTGGGGCGCAGGAGCCTCCGATGATAAGTGGGCCTGA
- the LOC127308315 gene encoding mannose/glucose-specific lectin, whose product MADSVKVGPWGAPSGKPCDINSYSSPQRLVSISICSNETPGGCINGFSFTYVDQTGKAISSETWGTNFIGCVTTIKMNPGEHVNHVSGTANNRGVTSLKLGTNQTEHGPYGWPSGPEFSVPVRQGKSEVVAFFGHSGDTLKALGVYVPGTKESPVKVGPWGGHAGSSRDLLASNMPERLQSVAIRSSERSGGRIYGFSYTYLDKNGQYIRVGPWGSKTKGQKREFTMNDGNYINFISGTHDEYGITSLKFVNSEEEVYGPFGCPAGAAFSVPLPENGAAVGFFGRSGADGLVGFGAYVAPQDDD is encoded by the exons ATGGCA GACTCAGTGAAGGTTGGTCCGTGGGGTGCACCAAGCGGGAAACCTTGCGACATCAACAGCTATAGCAGTCCCCAGCGCCTTGTGAGCATCAGCATCTGCAGCAACGAGACCCCGGGAGGCTGCATCAATGGCTTCTCCTTCACCTATGTCGACCAAACCGGAAAGGCCATCTCGTCCGAAACATGGGGCACTAACTTCATCGGATGTGTCACTACT ATTAAGATGAATCCTGGCGAGCATGTGAACCACGTGAGCGGCACCGCGAACAACAGAGGGGTGACCTCTCTGAAGCTGGGTACCAACCAGACGGAGCATGGCCCCTACGGATGGCCGTCTGGGCCGGAGTTCAGCGTGCCGGTGCGGCAGGGCAAGAGTGAGGTGGTTGCCTTCTTCGGCCACTCAGGTGACACCCTCAAGGCCCTAGGCGTGTACGTGCCGGGGACGAAGGAGTCTCCGGTGAAGGTGGGTCCATGGGGAGGGCACGCCGGCTCATCCAGGGACCTCTTGGCGAGCAACATGCCAGAGCGGCTGCAGAGCGTCGCCATCCGCAGCAGCGAGAGGTCCGGAGGCCGCATCTACGGCTTCTCCTACACCTATCTCGACAAGAACGGGCAGTACATCCGCGTCGGCCCCTGGGGGTCCAAGACCAAGGGGCAGAAGCGCGAGTTCACCATGAACGATGGCAACTACATAAACTTCATCAGTGGTACCCACGATGAATACGGCATCACCTCACTCAAGTTCGTCAATTCCGAAGAAGAAGTATATGGCCCATTTGGGTGCCCGGCGGGAGCTGCCTTCAGCGTGCCACTGCCGGAGAATGGCGCTGCTGTCGGTTTCTTCGGCAGGTCTGGTGCTGATGGCCTTGTAGGCTTTGGTGCCTATGTGGCGCCGCAAGACGACGACTAG
- the LOC127308316 gene encoding uncharacterized protein: MATSGQIQPLKIPDAVVALAQAAAKANGETEKYLPGWPLFSPPKMQLTKCAKCPREFCSSVAFRRHSRVHRRALKIDKDFPKNRDHVAAFWDKLTVDQAQTILSLEDVVIEDIKGLSVLTALSSWMCKPGYASLPLPYARAGNELLDLIQTTASRLPISSNELFSMLNEASENTFLCTNTADAACSQKFLFDGEVDKVATELKNVVACTSYILEQKLVEAWSTDKAAESLRCQKLLVEEEDAAQKRQAEIMERKRMKKLRQKEQRLKDLKDEDVIVQVPVMVDGATGIHSVEAISGLGLYEQENPQYLQLPAPPTPSGDNGFNGEDVRHEVDIGVVWREQAMSTSNQDRLENLPHNSTVSDSVVASKHPSPTRHLRHRDPNASAVSNRSKTWAWKVRTDVEERCPKAELDVDGGHGMAPIAGENSRLLIGSISVAIEDGGRKCLQGLQPSKDYTSPESHQVVKVTQSISHDLNGCEDSIGGDATPAAENHSPCSLVTAESGSSYCDAELAAGGGTVLSSKEAAFFLSQRWKEAIAGDHVKLILCSEN, from the exons ATGGCCACCTCCGGGCAGATCCAGCCGCTCAAGATCCCGGACGCCGTCGTCGCGCTCGCCCAGGCCGCCGCCAAGGCCAACGGCGAGACCGAAAAAT ATCTCCCGGGGTGGCCGCTGTTCTCGCCCCCCAAGATGCAGCTCACCAAGTGCGCCAAGTGCCCCAGGGAGTTCTGCTCGTCGGTCGCGTTTCGGCGGCACTCGCGCGTTCATCGCCGAGCTCTCAAGATTGACAAG GATTTCCCCAAGAATAGAGACCATGTTGCTGCATTCTGGGACAAA CTCACGGTGGATCAGGCCCAAACAATTTTATCCTTGGAGGATGTGGTTATAGAG GATATCAAAGGTTTATCTGTTTTAACCGCATTGTCGTCATGGATGTGTAAGCCAGGGTATGCTTCATTGCCGCTGCCATATGCAAGAGCTGGAAATGAGCTCCTG GACCTTATTCAAACAACGGCTTCAAGACTACCTATCTCCTCAAACGAGCTATTTAGCATGCTCAACGAAGCAAGTGAGAATACGTTTCTGTGTACCAACACAGCGGATGCTGCCTGTAGTCAAAAGTTTTTGTTTGACGGGGAGGTTGACAAAGTTGCAACAGAGCTGAAAAACGTTGTTGCGTGCACTAGTTACATCCTTGAACAGAAGCTG GTTGAAGCATGGTCCACTGACAAGGCTGCCGAATCATTAAGATGCCAGAAGTTACTTGTGGAGGAAGAGGATGCTGCACAGAAAAG GCAAGCTGAAATCATGGAAAGGAAACGGATGAAGAAGCTGAGACAGAAAGAACAGAGGTTGAAAGACCTCAAAGATGAGGATGTCATCGTCCAGGTACCTGTAATGGTGGATGGTGCAACAGGGATTCATAGCGTCGAGGCTATTTCAGGTCTTGGTCTCTATGAGCAAGAAAATCCACAGTATCTTCAATTGCCAGCACCACCAACACCTTCAGGTGATAATGGTTTCAATGGAGAAGATGTCAGACATGAAGTTGATATTGGTGTTGTTTGGAGGGAACAAGCCATGTCAACAAGTAATCAGGACAGACTAGAAAACCTTCCCCATAACAGCACTGTCTCAGATTCCGTCGTTGCGTCGAAGCATCCATCTCCAACAAGGCATTTACGTCACAGGGATCCGAATGCCAGCGCAGTGTCAAACAGAAGCAAAACATGGGCATGGAAAGTGCGGACTGATGTCGAAGAACGATGCCCAAAAGCCGAGCTAGATGTTGATGGTGGACATGGGATGGCTCCAATCGCAGGTGAAAACTCCCGACTGCTGATAGGATCTATAAGTGTCGCGATCGAAGATGGCGGCCGTAAATGTTTGCAGGGCTTGCAGCCTTCCAAGGATTACACAAGCCCTGAATCCCATCAGGTAGTCAAGGTGACGCAATCAATCAGCCATGATTTGAATGGCTGTGAAGACAGTATTGGTGGTGATGCTACGCCTGCGGCAGAGAATCATTCTCCCTGTAGCCTTGTGACGGCTGAGAGCGGTTCAAGCTACTGCGATGCAGAGTTGGCAGCGGGTGGAGGCACTGTGCTTTCCAGTAAAGAAGCGGCGTTCTTCCTTTCTCAGA GATGGAAGGAAGCAATAGCTGGGGACCATGTGAAGCTCATCTTGTGCTCAGAAAACTGA